Proteins co-encoded in one Streptomyces sp. NBC_01283 genomic window:
- a CDS encoding VOC family protein, with translation MTVDLFAGIPVRDYTTAVAWYERLLGGPPSFLPNETEAVWELAEHRYVFIEVRPEHAGHALHTLFVEDFDTRLARIVERGLKPDTRETYANGVRKATFRDPDGNEIGIGGGPTD, from the coding sequence ATGACCGTAGATCTGTTCGCGGGCATTCCTGTCCGCGACTACACCACGGCGGTGGCCTGGTACGAGCGACTGCTCGGCGGGCCGCCCTCCTTCCTGCCCAATGAGACCGAGGCGGTCTGGGAGCTCGCCGAACACCGGTACGTGTTCATCGAGGTGCGGCCCGAGCACGCCGGGCACGCCCTGCACACCCTCTTCGTCGAGGACTTCGACACCCGCCTCGCCCGGATCGTCGAGCGGGGTCTGAAACCGGACACACGCGAGACCTACGCCAACGGCGTCCGCAAGGCCACCTTCCGCGATCCGGACGGGAACGAGATCGGAATCGGCGGCGGTCCGACGGACTGA
- the ppk2 gene encoding polyphosphate kinase 2 — translation MRGDVVASDDKDAERLLDGLSVDEARPERPVLLDAQGEPLRTWQENYPYSEKLKRKEYERQKRILQIELLKLQKSVRDQGQRVVVVCEGRDAAGKGGTIKRFTERLNPRGARVVALDKPTERESGQWYLQRYVAELPSAGEIVFFDRSWYNRAGVEPVMGFCTPRQHEEFLRQVPMFEKMITDDGIVLVKFWFSVSRAEQRTRFAIRQVDPVRQWKLSPTDLASLDLWDAYTRAKVEMFRATDTAHAPWSVIKFNDKRRGRLEAIRHLLLRVDYESMDKDAVGESDPLIIGPADTLLEAGEDPTDLSPSRLAETGQGPGLHP, via the coding sequence ATGAGAGGAGACGTAGTGGCGTCGGACGACAAGGACGCGGAGCGCCTGCTGGACGGCCTTTCGGTCGATGAGGCCCGACCCGAGCGCCCGGTGCTGCTCGACGCGCAGGGTGAGCCGCTGCGGACCTGGCAGGAGAACTATCCCTATTCGGAGAAGCTGAAGCGCAAGGAGTACGAGCGCCAGAAGCGGATCCTGCAGATCGAGCTGCTGAAGCTGCAGAAATCGGTGCGCGATCAGGGCCAGCGTGTCGTGGTCGTCTGCGAGGGGCGGGACGCGGCAGGCAAGGGCGGCACCATCAAGCGCTTCACCGAGCGCCTCAACCCCCGAGGGGCCCGCGTCGTGGCGCTGGACAAGCCCACGGAACGGGAATCGGGCCAGTGGTACCTGCAGCGCTACGTCGCGGAGTTGCCGTCCGCCGGGGAGATCGTCTTCTTCGACCGGTCGTGGTACAACCGAGCCGGCGTCGAGCCCGTCATGGGCTTCTGCACCCCGCGCCAGCACGAGGAATTCCTGCGGCAGGTGCCGATGTTCGAGAAGATGATCACCGATGACGGCATCGTGCTGGTCAAGTTCTGGTTCTCCGTCTCCAGGGCGGAGCAACGTACGCGTTTCGCGATCCGCCAGGTGGATCCCGTACGGCAGTGGAAGCTCTCGCCCACGGATCTGGCCTCGCTGGACCTCTGGGACGCCTACACGCGCGCCAAAGTGGAGATGTTCCGCGCCACGGACACCGCCCACGCACCGTGGTCGGTGATCAAGTTCAACGACAAGCGCCGTGGTCGCCTCGAAGCCATCCGGCACCTGCTGCTGCGTGTCGACTACGAGTCGATGGACAAGGACGCGGTGGGGGAGTCGGACCCGCTCATCATCGGTCCGGCCGACACGCTCCTTGAAGCGGGCGAGGATCCGACGGACCTGTCACCCAGCAGACTCGCGGAGACCGGCCAGGGACCTGGCCTGCACCCGTAA
- a CDS encoding RNA polymerase sigma factor: MSDEETARRVRAAQRGDTLAMAELLDELAPYVGRICGPIALDQGPDAAQEALVAVFRSLRTLKEPTALHGWVRAIAVREAVRLARRAARAMPADLSTLPSRGDPQLGADIRDVLERLSPEHRAVLVLRDVEGLDERAAAELLDIRVGTVKSRLHRARDTFRKAWTS; this comes from the coding sequence GTGTCCGATGAGGAAACGGCGCGCCGGGTGCGCGCGGCGCAGCGCGGCGACACGCTGGCCATGGCCGAGCTGCTGGACGAACTCGCCCCCTACGTGGGCCGTATCTGCGGCCCCATCGCCCTGGACCAGGGCCCGGACGCCGCGCAGGAGGCACTTGTGGCGGTGTTCCGTTCGCTGCGCACCCTCAAGGAGCCGACGGCGCTGCACGGCTGGGTCCGTGCCATCGCGGTGCGCGAGGCCGTCCGGCTGGCCCGGCGCGCCGCCCGCGCGATGCCCGCCGACCTGAGCACCCTGCCCTCACGCGGAGACCCCCAACTGGGTGCCGACATCAGGGACGTACTGGAACGACTGTCCCCGGAGCACCGGGCCGTACTCGTGCTGCGTGACGTGGAGGGTCTGGACGAGCGGGCCGCGGCCGAGCTGCTCGACATCCGCGTCGGCACCGTCAAGTCCCGGCTGCACCGGGCCCGCGACACCTTCCGGAAGGCATGGACCTCATGA
- a CDS encoding DUF3995 domain-containing protein, producing MSDRTAQRAAILLASVLTVDALFHLYWATGSTWPAEDAESLSYAVLGTEAPFTPPVVLPLAVLLLAASGLVVAQSRRPRRLFRLGTLAVAGGLGLRTLAGLYWLFAQDTGSAFYWLNLGLYTPLCALLGVAALRVVRGAATPTLRKSKARWEDAVRVR from the coding sequence ATGTCCGACCGAACGGCACAGCGGGCAGCCATACTTCTCGCCTCGGTACTCACCGTGGACGCGCTGTTCCACCTCTACTGGGCCACCGGTTCCACCTGGCCCGCCGAGGACGCGGAGAGTCTGTCGTACGCGGTCCTGGGCACCGAAGCGCCGTTCACCCCGCCCGTCGTCCTGCCGCTCGCCGTCCTCCTGCTGGCAGCGAGCGGCCTCGTCGTCGCTCAGTCCCGGCGCCCCCGCCGACTGTTCCGCCTCGGAACCCTCGCAGTGGCGGGCGGACTGGGCCTGCGCACGCTGGCGGGCCTGTACTGGCTCTTCGCGCAGGACACCGGGTCAGCCTTCTACTGGCTCAACCTCGGGCTCTACACCCCGCTGTGCGCCCTGCTGGGCGTGGCCGCACTCAGAGTCGTCCGTGGCGCGGCGACACCCACCCTCCGCAAGAGCAAGGCCCGTTGGGAAGATGCCGTACGTGTCCGATGA
- a CDS encoding TioE family transcriptional regulator — MGENLQNGVRLRPIDLARGHGLSTQAIRNYEEDGILPAADRTPSDYRTYTTLHARALRAFLALVPGHGHRTATAIMRAVNQGEAEEAFRLIDESHVQLLDDRRTLQAVERALGDLGPAPVSGAGPGAADRFIGPLAGKLGIRPATLRKWETAGLVHPRRDPRTGYRVYDEADVRDARLVHQLRRGGYLLEQIAPLIAQVRAAGGLEPLEATLSDWHDRLSARGRAMLSGAAELEAYLRESGPAGSGSP; from the coding sequence ATGGGGGAAAACCTTCAAAACGGGGTGCGGCTCAGGCCGATCGACCTGGCACGCGGGCACGGTCTGTCCACGCAGGCGATCAGGAACTACGAGGAGGACGGGATCCTCCCGGCCGCTGACCGCACACCGAGCGATTACCGCACCTACACCACGCTGCACGCGCGGGCCCTGCGCGCGTTTCTCGCCCTGGTGCCCGGCCACGGCCACCGGACCGCGACGGCGATCATGCGGGCCGTGAACCAGGGCGAAGCCGAGGAGGCGTTCCGTCTCATCGACGAGAGCCATGTCCAGCTCCTCGACGACCGGCGGACCCTCCAGGCCGTGGAGAGGGCACTCGGCGACCTGGGGCCCGCACCGGTGTCCGGGGCGGGGCCCGGAGCCGCCGACCGGTTCATCGGGCCGCTGGCCGGGAAGCTCGGGATCCGGCCCGCGACGTTGCGCAAATGGGAGACGGCCGGTCTCGTGCACCCGCGCAGGGACCCGCGGACCGGGTACCGCGTCTACGACGAGGCCGACGTACGCGATGCCCGGCTGGTGCACCAACTCAGGCGGGGCGGCTACCTGTTGGAGCAGATCGCCCCGCTGATCGCCCAGGTACGAGCGGCCGGCGGCCTGGAGCCCCTGGAGGCCACGCTGAGCGACTGGCACGATCGGCTGTCCGCCCGCGGACGCGCGATGCTGTCGGGCGCCGCCGAACTGGAGGCGTACCTCCGCGAGAGCGGACCAGCCGGATCCGGATCACCGTGA
- a CDS encoding erythromycin esterase family protein: MALHIKDTAHALEATAVMKLLPARPGILALGEPTHREDTLLDLRNELFRQLVEEEGYRTIAIESDCMRGLVVDDYVTSGTGTLDEVMEHGFSHPDLGLGTSTANRELVRWTRAFNDGRPASEQVRFAGFDGPLEITHAASPRQALMSLHSCLSARTVDAGLLPCTAETLDRLLGADEKWTHPDAMMDPAQSVGQSAEAKELRLLADDLVALLDAQTPHLITVTSRDDLDRARLYGRTATGLLRYHHWMADTSPRRMARLVGLRDQMMADNLLALADRGRTFVHAHNSHLQRDKSTMRMWDQPLVEWWSAGALVSARLGEEYAFLATALGTLQHQGVGTPPPDTVEGLLYALPEDRCLIDAPRLASALVGTSTAPRVSPWFGYAPVDPAHLTGLDGLVFVKDVPSNGT, from the coding sequence ATGGCTCTTCACATCAAAGACACCGCCCATGCCCTCGAAGCGACCGCTGTCATGAAGCTCCTCCCGGCACGGCCGGGAATCCTCGCCCTGGGCGAGCCCACCCACCGCGAGGACACTCTGCTCGACCTGCGCAACGAGCTCTTCCGGCAGCTCGTCGAGGAAGAGGGCTACCGGACGATCGCGATCGAGAGCGACTGCATGAGGGGGCTGGTCGTGGACGACTACGTCACCTCGGGCACCGGCACCCTCGACGAGGTCATGGAACATGGATTCAGCCACCCCGACCTGGGGTTGGGCACCTCGACGGCCAACCGTGAACTCGTACGCTGGACACGGGCGTTCAACGACGGCCGACCCGCGTCCGAGCAGGTCCGCTTCGCCGGTTTCGACGGCCCCCTGGAGATCACCCACGCAGCGAGCCCCCGCCAGGCACTCATGTCGCTGCACAGCTGCCTCTCGGCCCGGACGGTGGATGCGGGCCTGCTCCCCTGCACCGCGGAGACCCTCGACCGCCTGCTCGGCGCCGACGAGAAGTGGACCCATCCCGACGCGATGATGGACCCGGCACAGTCCGTGGGGCAGTCGGCGGAGGCGAAGGAACTGCGGCTGCTCGCCGACGACCTCGTGGCCCTGCTCGACGCGCAGACCCCGCACCTGATCACGGTGACCTCGCGGGACGACCTGGACCGAGCGCGCCTGTACGGGCGCACCGCCACGGGCTTGCTGCGCTATCACCACTGGATGGCCGACACCTCACCGCGTCGGATGGCCCGGCTGGTGGGTCTGCGGGACCAGATGATGGCCGACAACCTCCTCGCCCTCGCCGACCGGGGCCGCACCTTCGTGCACGCCCACAACAGTCATCTCCAGCGGGACAAGAGCACGATGCGCATGTGGGACCAGCCGCTGGTCGAGTGGTGGAGCGCCGGCGCCCTCGTGAGCGCACGGCTGGGTGAGGAGTACGCCTTCCTGGCCACGGCCCTCGGCACGCTCCAGCACCAGGGAGTGGGCACCCCGCCGCCGGACACGGTCGAAGGGCTCCTCTACGCGCTCCCCGAGGACCGCTGCCTCATCGACGCCCCGCGGCTGGCGAGCGCCCTCGTAGGCACATCAACCGCACCCCGCGTCTCCCCCTGGTTCGGCTACGCCCCGGTCGACCCGGCCCACCTGACCGGGCTCGACGGGCTCGTATTCGTCAAGGACGTCCCGAGCAACGGGACCTGA
- a CDS encoding beta-ketoacyl-ACP reductase, producing the protein MTRSVLITGGNRGIGLATARALQAAGDRVAVTYRTGEPPEGLFAIRCDITDTEQVQAAFKEAENEHGPVEVLVCCAGITKDQLLMRMSEEDFTSVIDTNLTGTFRVVKQASKAMLRARFGRVVLVSSAVALRGESGQANYAASKAGLVGFARSMARELGSRNVTFNVVAPGLTETQMIESLTDEQRESLVRQIPLGRLARPEEIAATIAFLASPAASYITGAVIPVDGGGGMGH; encoded by the coding sequence GTGACCCGCTCCGTCCTGATCACCGGCGGCAACCGCGGCATCGGCCTGGCCACAGCCCGCGCCCTGCAAGCGGCAGGCGACCGCGTCGCCGTCACCTACCGCACGGGTGAACCCCCCGAGGGACTCTTCGCCATCCGGTGCGACATCACCGACACCGAGCAGGTGCAGGCCGCCTTCAAGGAGGCGGAGAACGAGCACGGCCCGGTGGAGGTTCTGGTGTGCTGCGCGGGCATCACCAAGGACCAACTCCTCATGCGCATGAGCGAGGAGGACTTCACGTCCGTCATCGACACCAACCTCACGGGCACGTTCCGCGTGGTCAAGCAGGCCAGCAAGGCGATGCTGCGCGCCAGGTTCGGGCGCGTCGTGCTGGTTTCCTCGGCGGTGGCCCTGCGCGGGGAGAGCGGCCAGGCCAACTACGCCGCCTCCAAGGCGGGACTCGTGGGATTCGCGCGCTCCATGGCGCGCGAACTCGGCTCCCGCAACGTCACCTTCAACGTCGTCGCCCCCGGCCTCACCGAAACACAGATGATCGAGAGCCTCACCGACGAGCAGCGCGAGAGCCTCGTACGGCAGATACCCCTGGGCCGGCTGGCCCGCCCCGAGGAAATCGCCGCGACCATCGCCTTTCTCGCGTCCCCCGCCGCCAGTTACATCACGGGTGCCGTCATACCCGTGGACGGCGGGGGCGGCATGGGGCACTGA
- a CDS encoding helix-turn-helix domain-containing protein: MADAVVRDRKGEFALQTPAAATPSESGGGSVGRTLAVLRALHQLGPGAHPLASVATRAGLPAPTAHRYVQALVGEGAVQRQGPRGHYSLVEAPHLFSGSFSDSSGPPTGTGSATLRAELITLQSRTGHIALAYVPLLIGTPMRIHAEQALGAHAQQLQATPHSVLQALWRAPLEADPAGWAIQACVGDVTAARPQLARIRQEGYALGPSLLLGRDAIAAPFWRGSTVAGAVSLLAAHSQVRSPAVRNRFIWAVLDAAAMISRQLTRAGVSAPAL, encoded by the coding sequence GTGGCAGACGCGGTGGTCCGCGACCGCAAGGGGGAGTTCGCATTGCAGACGCCTGCCGCCGCTACGCCCTCGGAGTCCGGGGGCGGCTCCGTGGGGCGCACGCTCGCCGTACTGCGGGCTCTGCATCAACTCGGCCCCGGAGCCCATCCGCTGGCCTCCGTCGCCACGCGGGCGGGACTGCCGGCACCCACCGCCCACCGCTACGTCCAGGCACTGGTCGGCGAAGGGGCCGTGCAGCGGCAAGGCCCGCGCGGCCACTACTCCCTCGTAGAGGCACCGCATCTGTTCTCCGGCTCCTTCTCGGACTCGTCCGGTCCACCAACCGGCACGGGGTCGGCTACTCTTCGCGCCGAACTGATCACACTACAGTCACGCACCGGCCATATCGCTCTGGCGTACGTACCACTCCTCATCGGCACCCCGATGCGCATCCACGCCGAGCAGGCTCTGGGCGCCCACGCGCAGCAGTTGCAGGCCACCCCGCATTCGGTTCTGCAGGCCCTGTGGCGAGCTCCGCTCGAGGCTGATCCCGCCGGATGGGCCATCCAGGCCTGCGTCGGGGACGTCACCGCGGCACGGCCGCAGCTCGCGCGCATCCGCCAGGAGGGCTATGCCCTGGGTCCCTCCCTCCTGCTCGGCAGGGATGCCATCGCCGCACCCTTCTGGCGGGGTTCGACGGTGGCCGGCGCGGTCAGCCTGCTGGCGGCCCACAGCCAGGTGCGCAGCCCCGCCGTGCGCAACCGCTTCATCTGGGCCGTGCTGGACGCCGCAGCCATGATCAGCCGTCAACTCACCCGGGCAGGCGTCTCCGCCCCCGCTCTTTGA
- a CDS encoding helix-turn-helix domain-containing protein translates to MDNKAALRQLLQWKRKQVDPSTLGWPPRTGRGRRSPGLSQAQVGQLLYVSERTYAQLERGEMPSPSAEFLDRVSKVLQLQERERIALYVYSLGHEPPHPQDPMAGTNVPPGWKVAVEGIKGQPCYVNDVAWNVLACNDDFIRMFPRRKGATSEPALPEQNLMRYMLLREDTREHHMVNWETQWAIPLTAQLRTAVATHPDNTDLQDLDQEIDADPVVGPIYRTRHVAYVHPNGDTRKMRYHAYGGPDQEAYLDQCCERHAPSRVGDVTMCTAMPLGSPGARFTMLVFRPDPVPGPLVATRE, encoded by the coding sequence ATGGACAACAAGGCGGCTTTGCGGCAACTGCTGCAGTGGAAGCGGAAACAGGTGGACCCCTCGACCCTCGGCTGGCCCCCGCGGACCGGCCGCGGCCGTCGCTCCCCCGGCCTCTCCCAGGCACAGGTCGGACAGCTCCTCTACGTCTCGGAGCGGACCTACGCCCAGCTCGAGCGCGGTGAAATGCCCTCGCCCTCAGCGGAGTTCCTCGACCGGGTGTCCAAGGTCCTGCAGCTGCAGGAGAGGGAACGGATAGCGCTCTACGTCTACTCCCTCGGCCATGAGCCGCCCCACCCGCAGGATCCGATGGCCGGCACGAACGTCCCGCCCGGGTGGAAGGTGGCGGTGGAGGGGATCAAGGGACAGCCGTGCTACGTCAACGACGTCGCCTGGAACGTCCTCGCCTGCAACGACGACTTCATCCGCATGTTCCCACGCCGCAAGGGAGCCACGTCGGAACCAGCGCTGCCGGAGCAGAACCTGATGCGCTACATGCTGCTGCGGGAGGACACGCGAGAGCACCACATGGTCAATTGGGAGACGCAGTGGGCGATACCGCTCACCGCCCAGTTGCGCACCGCGGTGGCCACCCATCCGGACAACACGGACCTGCAGGATCTGGACCAGGAGATCGACGCCGATCCGGTGGTGGGCCCCATCTACCGGACCCGGCATGTGGCCTACGTCCACCCCAACGGTGACACGCGGAAGATGCGGTACCACGCGTACGGGGGCCCGGACCAGGAAGCGTACTTGGACCAGTGCTGCGAGCGGCACGCTCCCTCCCGGGTGGGCGACGTCACCATGTGTACGGCCATGCCGCTCGGCTCGCCCGGCGCTCGGTTCACGATGCTGGTGTTCAGGCCCGACCCCGTCCCCGGACCCCTCGTCGCGACGCGGGAATGA
- a CDS encoding MBL fold metallo-hydrolase codes for MDLPRQLTPIPNATGLHVWMPPGGGSWGYANCLWIISGDEAAIIDTPYDGPLTGAMIRAARPVLGSRRVTTVVNTHANGDHSWGNHLFPGANIITTRTGSEHLAHEPTPQEMHRLLNDTPSDGALGWYIRRHFGVFDFLSARVTPPTSTFSGHHTFTVGETEVELIEVGPAHHAGDLIVKVGDVVCAGDVFFPEDHPPHWSGPLQNIIDANETILGLSPRVIVPGHGGLKGPGDLSEHIDYLRTMQSEIRLRFEKGLSAREAMDDIFRRGLYPQLGLPERLMIVIALEYSHLRGTSPDNTVIELAHSAAQWAFDQRTEPQLPVA; via the coding sequence ATGGACCTCCCCCGCCAGCTCACCCCGATCCCCAACGCCACCGGGCTGCACGTGTGGATGCCGCCCGGCGGCGGCAGTTGGGGCTACGCCAACTGCCTGTGGATCATTTCCGGCGACGAAGCCGCCATCATCGACACCCCCTACGACGGGCCGCTGACCGGCGCGATGATCCGGGCGGCCCGCCCGGTTCTCGGGTCGCGACGCGTGACCACCGTGGTCAACACCCACGCCAACGGCGACCACAGCTGGGGCAACCACCTGTTCCCCGGCGCGAACATCATCACCACCCGCACCGGCTCCGAGCACCTGGCGCACGAGCCGACGCCCCAGGAGATGCACCGCCTGCTGAACGACACCCCCTCCGACGGGGCGTTGGGCTGGTACATCCGCCGTCACTTCGGTGTCTTCGACTTCCTCTCGGCCCGAGTGACCCCACCCACGTCCACCTTCAGCGGGCACCACACCTTCACGGTCGGTGAAACGGAGGTCGAGCTCATCGAGGTCGGTCCCGCGCACCACGCGGGAGACCTCATCGTCAAGGTGGGTGACGTGGTCTGCGCGGGCGATGTCTTCTTCCCCGAGGACCATCCTCCGCACTGGTCGGGCCCGTTGCAGAACATCATCGACGCCAACGAGACCATCCTGGGACTCTCGCCCCGTGTCATCGTTCCCGGCCACGGCGGGCTCAAGGGGCCCGGTGACCTGAGCGAGCACATCGACTACCTGCGCACCATGCAGAGCGAGATCCGGCTGCGTTTCGAGAAGGGCCTGTCGGCCCGTGAGGCCATGGACGACATCTTCCGACGTGGCCTCTACCCTCAGCTCGGCCTCCCGGAGCGCCTCATGATCGTCATAGCGCTGGAGTACAGCCACCTCCGGGGCACCAGCCCCGACAACACCGTCATCGAGCTGGCGCACAGTGCCGCCCAGTGGGCCTTCGACCAGCGCACCGAGCCTCAACTGCCGGTCGCCTGA
- a CDS encoding immunity 49 family protein, which produces MNETNTFGTPDAAFAPDRDLPMLTTAQATRLRALAVPYAQEGRTYSLYNLAQNCRQTPEERWPELVEAHFAALAEGSQGGESAAELLRGVHARLLPTDSLTPEIAGAMRYARVVAEGLVFAYALDMPTSVRMLTDSDVERAGIEELGQAAYANLMSVPVEHDEVHIGGRALLHSLYGDSPFVASKALFLSEAARQVTGESLPDAGALFVVPNRNLLAYHPIADGSVVDAVNGLASYALGAHEDGPGGLSPRVYWWHRGSLTSLTVIDHDTRSFSLQPPPELLARMKGLVRLDGAGRLDTAAVAKAPDAAVLTLDTAEAMAGLAANPAGLGDAFASALTLAHARCTADPQAGNIETWDAWASAVQLGSALFTGAQAQECHLGEDIVRQLPATPAAPPADARAWLDAFYVAVACRQQARADRLCQVPLDVLRQDDSVDEYVLHWIDTLQTYWAERPMDDVVAKLLATMETSQPQSLTHTPKDFADLVDYQPVALFHRLLTRDHDAFAEALTEAVAHHGTYWGDSAAPRARVALGTLAMASLAYDYGFPVALPQPYLPTYLLNRERIEEMPG; this is translated from the coding sequence GTGAACGAGACCAACACCTTTGGCACACCTGACGCTGCCTTCGCACCCGACCGCGATCTGCCGATGCTGACCACCGCCCAGGCCACCCGCCTGCGGGCACTCGCCGTCCCGTACGCGCAGGAAGGGCGCACCTACTCGCTGTACAACCTGGCGCAGAACTGCCGGCAGACACCGGAGGAGCGTTGGCCCGAGCTGGTCGAGGCGCATTTCGCCGCTCTGGCGGAGGGCAGTCAGGGCGGCGAGAGCGCCGCGGAGCTTCTTCGCGGTGTGCACGCGCGGCTGCTGCCCACGGATTCGCTCACGCCCGAGATAGCCGGTGCCATGCGTTACGCACGCGTGGTGGCCGAGGGACTTGTATTTGCTTACGCCCTCGACATGCCCACGAGTGTACGGATGCTCACCGACTCCGACGTGGAGCGCGCCGGGATCGAGGAGTTGGGGCAGGCGGCGTACGCGAACTTGATGAGTGTTCCGGTCGAGCACGACGAAGTGCACATCGGGGGAAGGGCGTTGCTGCACTCCCTGTACGGCGATTCGCCGTTCGTCGCGAGCAAGGCGCTGTTCCTGTCCGAAGCGGCCCGGCAGGTCACCGGCGAGTCACTTCCGGACGCCGGAGCCCTTTTCGTCGTGCCCAATCGGAACCTTCTGGCGTACCACCCGATCGCCGACGGGTCCGTTGTCGACGCCGTCAACGGCCTTGCCTCGTACGCCCTCGGCGCCCATGAGGACGGGCCGGGCGGGCTGTCCCCGCGGGTCTATTGGTGGCATCGGGGCAGTCTGACGTCGCTCACGGTCATCGACCACGACACCCGTTCCTTCTCCCTGCAGCCGCCGCCGGAACTGCTCGCCCGCATGAAGGGCCTGGTCCGCCTCGATGGTGCCGGGCGCCTTGACACCGCAGCTGTCGCCAAGGCACCCGACGCGGCCGTCCTCACCCTCGACACGGCCGAGGCGATGGCCGGTCTCGCCGCGAACCCGGCCGGACTGGGCGATGCCTTCGCCTCGGCACTCACGCTCGCCCACGCCCGCTGCACGGCCGACCCCCAGGCGGGGAACATCGAGACCTGGGATGCCTGGGCCAGCGCAGTACAGCTCGGCTCGGCGCTCTTCACCGGTGCGCAGGCCCAGGAGTGCCATCTGGGCGAGGACATCGTGAGGCAGCTGCCCGCGACTCCCGCCGCGCCGCCCGCGGACGCCCGCGCCTGGCTCGACGCCTTCTACGTCGCGGTCGCGTGCCGTCAGCAGGCCAGGGCCGACCGGCTGTGCCAGGTACCACTCGACGTGCTGCGGCAGGACGACTCCGTCGACGAGTACGTACTGCACTGGATAGACACGCTGCAGACCTACTGGGCAGAGCGCCCGATGGACGACGTCGTGGCAAAGCTCCTCGCCACTATGGAGACGTCGCAGCCCCAGTCCTTGACCCACACTCCCAAGGACTTCGCGGACCTGGTCGACTACCAGCCCGTCGCCCTCTTCCACCGCCTGCTCACCCGCGACCACGACGCCTTCGCCGAGGCCCTGACCGAAGCCGTCGCGCACCACGGCACCTACTGGGGCGACTCGGCGGCGCCGCGTGCCCGGGTGGCGCTCGGGACCCTGGCGATGGCGAGCCTGGCGTACGACTACGGCTTCCCCGTCGCCCTGCCGCAGCCGTACCTGCCCACGTACCTGCTCAACCGCGAGCGGATCGAGGAGATGCCGGGCTGA
- a CDS encoding LysR family transcriptional regulator: MNPWRLRLLSQLDTLGTVRAVAQAANLSPSSVSQQLAVLETETRTQLLERTGRRVRLTPAGLILARRARAILDHINSVEAELRGFGEEPAGLVRLGAFQSAIHTMAVPAVSRLAREHPHLDVELLELEPHASMPALRGGDVDIIVTTTDFDELPLGPDLDIVPLAMDPILLVVPPGHPAAGRGAVDLAAYADEAWAFDIPQSYMANLALRLCRQSGFEPRVVCRFSNYMMTLQHVEAGLSIALLPGLAVDRRYHVTTRELATPMTRTITAAIRHGSPPRAAVRAVLEALRHHPELPLPGADGGPPG, translated from the coding sequence ATGAACCCCTGGAGGCTGCGTCTGCTGAGCCAGCTCGACACGCTGGGCACCGTCCGAGCGGTCGCCCAGGCCGCCAACCTGAGCCCGTCGAGCGTGTCCCAGCAGCTCGCCGTCCTTGAGACCGAGACGCGCACGCAGCTGCTGGAACGGACGGGGCGCCGGGTGCGGCTGACCCCGGCCGGGCTGATCCTCGCGCGCCGGGCGCGGGCGATCCTCGACCACATCAACAGCGTGGAGGCGGAGCTGCGCGGCTTCGGCGAGGAACCGGCCGGCCTTGTGCGCCTCGGGGCGTTCCAGAGCGCGATCCACACCATGGCCGTACCGGCGGTGAGCCGGTTGGCGCGCGAGCATCCGCACCTCGACGTCGAGCTGCTCGAACTGGAGCCGCACGCGAGCATGCCCGCGCTGCGGGGCGGCGACGTGGACATCATCGTCACGACCACGGACTTCGACGAGTTGCCACTGGGTCCGGACCTGGACATCGTGCCGCTGGCCATGGACCCGATCCTCCTGGTGGTCCCGCCCGGACATCCGGCGGCAGGCCGCGGTGCCGTGGACCTCGCGGCGTACGCGGACGAGGCGTGGGCGTTCGACATCCCGCAGTCGTACATGGCCAATCTCGCGCTGCGCCTGTGCCGTCAGTCGGGCTTCGAGCCGCGCGTGGTGTGCCGGTTCAGCAACTACATGATGACCCTGCAGCACGTCGAGGCGGGGCTGTCGATCGCGCTGCTGCCCGGTCTGGCGGTCGACCGCCGCTATCACGTCACGACCAGGGAACTCGCCACCCCCATGACGCGCACCATCACGGCAGCGATCCGCCACGGCTCACCGCCTCGCGCGGCGGTGCGCGCCGTGCTGGAGGCACTGCGCCACCATCCGGAGCTGCCGCTGCCGGGTGCGGACGGGGGCCCGCCCGGGTGA